A segment of the Lycium ferocissimum isolate CSIRO_LF1 chromosome 5, AGI_CSIRO_Lferr_CH_V1, whole genome shotgun sequence genome:
AAAATGTGTTGACTTAATAAATGAGCTGGTCATTTAATCCGCCCAAACTTAGACGAGTTGGACGAGTAATGTtttcatgagctaattttaCCATCCTCAATTATAGTGATTATTGGGCTCACCCCGTGTGAATCCCAATTAGCCGGACAAAAAATTCAAAGACAATATGGTTAAACAAAAAAGATTACAGTAGTTtattggaaagaaaagaaatggagaaATTCAGTCTAAAATGGAAAAATTCATTCTAAGATGAAGAAATCTTTACCATTTTATTTTTACCAACTGAACTTCTCTgtcccttttttcttcttttgatccCTCTATCAAGGGACCATGATTAAGAAGGAAGCAGAGATGCATAATTAAGGCCAAAGTGTAATAATATGGTAAGTAGACCTACCAGGATGCGTAGAAAACTGGCTTGACAAAGAGGCAATAGAGAAGAAAATAATGTGCATCACTGAAATAATACATGGACACCTATACGGACAAGCAAAAGTTGTGTGGAAAGTGGTGGACCTAACTAATTATGCCATGTATTCTTTGTGGGGCCGACTTATATTTGTCAAACTAGAAGTTGGACAAAGCAATGTGAATGAGAGATTTCTTAATCATTAATTGCAAAAATTTAGTACCCATTTGACTAACCCATTTATGAATTAGAAAGCTAGTTTCTGTTGCAAGGCTGCGTGACGAATGCACcttcaaataataaaatgaaaGCAGTAGAAACATTAATTAGTTCCCAAAAACCCAAGGAAAGTGACATAAATGAAGTATTATCCATTATTTCAATTCATCCACAGGGGGCAATGTCGTCCTGGGAATAAGTTAACTGAATCCACAATTACACAAAAAAAGGAGGCAGTGACAAAGACACATGTGGCAACCTTTGAAAAAGTCACTTTATGTCATAAACTGCCTTTATAATATGGGGAGCATTGTCACCAGGCCTTGTCTTTTGCCTTCCCTTTTTCTCTTGTTCTGTTTTGCCCACTGTGTTGACAAGCAACTTATCAATAGGGACCAAATCACTTATTTTGGTGGTATTTGTATGGCCATATCTTCTGCTGCCCCAAGATAAAACCACCTATCAAATCCAACACACATAAATCAATCGATATACTGTTCTGAGGTAGGTCACCTGCAACTCCTACATATTTGTTCCTTCTGTTAATCTTTGTATGCTGCCTCTCTTTTGGATATTTCATCTCTTGTCTCTTTCATCATCTCTTTACCTCAAGCCTTCCATAAGGCATCAGCTAAAGGCAGTTTTCATTTTATATTCTTCAAATGTTCAAATAAAGCAAGTTTCTTAGAAGGTGCTTAGAAAGATTTGGTTTTTACCCTGCATCTTCCTGAAAATGAGATGCTGAGTAGTATAATGATGTTCTTTTGAAACATTTTCATACTTTCTGTCCTCCACCTACAAGTCTTATACACTTACCAGTTCTGCTTCCTCTCCATTTTTCACCAACCAGAGTTGGAAGTCAAGAATAGAATATTTTATCACCAAATTGTTATCCATGAGCAGAATCAGTCCAATTCTGCTGTTGGCAATAGTAATTATTGCTATTGTGTTCTTTGTCTTTGgtcttcttcatcttctgaTAAGATATTGTTTAAAGATgccttctttttcatctctttctcAATCCAATAGATTCCTAGAATCATCTGGTTCCCAAGCTCTCCAAAGGCAGCTTCAACAGCTATTTCGCCAGCATGATTCTGGTTTAGACCAAGCTATTATTGATACTCTGCCTGTTTTTTCCTAAAAGGATATTGTGGGTTTGAAGGAGCCATTTGATTGTGCTGTTTGTTTATGTGAATTTTCAGAACACGACAAGCTCAGATTGCTCCCTTTTTGTAGCCATGCTTTTCACATTCATTGTATAGACACTTGGCTCTTATCAAACTCAACTTGTCCTCTATGTAGAGGTATCATTACTTCTGGGATATCTTTGGGAAATCCCTTGTTTAGCTCTATTGAAACAAGAGAACAGTGGAGTTTccatttggaagaaggaaatgcaAACAGTCAAAAGTCAGAAAATGTTGGAGAAATGAGAGTTTTCACAGTTAGATTAGGTAAGTTCAAAAGCCCaattgaaggaaatgaaaatcatgaagacAAAAGTCAAGGGGAAATCAACAGTTGCAATTTGGATGCAAGGAGATGTTTCTCAATGGGTTCATTTCAATATGTGGTTGCTGATTCAGAGTTGCAGATAGCTTTGCCTAATGTGAAGACTCTCAAAGCTGTGTGTGAGAAGTACACAATTCTTGGAGATACTACAGAAGGAAAAAAGATCAGTGCTAGGACTAAAGGAGAGAGTTTCTCTGTTTCAAAAATTTGGCTTTGGTCCAAGAAAGGCAAATTCTCAACTTCTTCAGAAACATATATTGGTGGACCatctcttaatcttgatattcCAATGACTAACAGAACACAATTTGTGTAAACATGTAGTGCAAAATTTTATATTGCTTTAACATAGTTCTGAGATAGACATCAATTCCCACATCCTCTTctgttccttttctttttggtttaaCTATAATTGTAGCTACAGATTTCACAGGAATTACGTGGATGATGCATTAATTTCCGTCCTTTTTGTGGAAAGCTATATGCCTGTTGTGTTTTACCAAATCAGAAGATGGTGTGACATTTTTTAGTAGTCTTTTGGACttgatttgattaattttaaaaaaaatagtattcgaagttaaaattttaaaaaagtatttggaagttgttCTCTAGAAAATATCAATGGCGGTTGACATAGCAGGTTCTAATATTGGTTTTGTATGTATTTCATGGATGATTTTGCCACCATTTGGTCTAAGAACGAAATAACTATATTGATTGTTGTTTGACTACTAAAAAAGGCTGAGATTACTCTCTTCCACTATTACGCATTATTTCTAAAGAAGATAACAGAACAAAGGGATAAAAAGTTCTTAGTGATGAATCTGTTGCATACAATACTAGACAACATCCTATCCATGAAAGATTTGCCACCATTTGGTCTAAGAATGAAACAACATTTCAATGTGTCCAGAAAaaagcagaagaagaagaagaagaagagtttgAAATCCTCTGATGAAGTGAAACGAAGACATTATAGTCTGATAATAATAACATCGACAATGATTTCTTTGGGCAATACTATGAACCCTTTATTCCCTATCAATTgcagtatattatatatttaacgAATCCGTACAAGCTTGCAACTAAatattctattaaaaaataactgcAGTATATTATATACTTAATGAATCCATACAAGCTTGCAACTAAatattctattaaaaaataactgaTGAATGAAGTACTACTTGCAACTTTTCATTTATGCGAGCTTTTCAGCTGAAACATAAACATACTTTGCAGCTGAAACATAAACATACTCTAGAATTAATGCGTATAAGTATAATATCATTGCATCCTGATTTTCATGTTCCAATATTCCCATTCATATCTAGGAGAAGTGATGACTGATCATTATCAAGCCGCTACAAATAATCAGAAACATCAATAGTAGCATCTCCCAATATTCCACTTATCGTTTCCCAGAATCCACTGCTTCCAATGTCAGTCTCATGATTAGCTCCATCGCCTTGCACTTGCTCAATCTCAATCAGAGGTTGTGCGTATGCTTGCTTCTTGTTCCAAGGTAGTACTGCTCCATATTGTATTTTGGTTCTCCATGGTGGTGTTGAACGTTGTATTCTCAACCTCATCAGCTTGTTGATCACAAACCTCGTCGATGATGGAGTCCCATTGATCAGTCTCCTCCATAACTTGATCTTCCGCtggttgtgttgtgtagtagtgaTCATCAGCTGGTTCGTGCAACATAACTTCGACAATTCCTGCAACATCCTGTTCTTCCATGTTATAAGCTGCCCCATGATCCTTCacctttttatcttttatcttcttcttgaTTCGGCTGATGACATAATCTTCTTTAGGAATATTGTTCTCCCTGAAGAAATCATCCGCGACGAAATATTCTTTCATCAGCCAAGTTTTGTTTTGCTCCCGTTCCTTAGTTTGAAACGTGAAATTTCTTCCGAACCCTACCACAGTTCTCTTACGGTCCCTTATAGGATATTCACTGGTTTGGCCTTTCCACGTCCCATTGGCGCAGGTTCGACAAAACCTTATATGGTCACTCTTTCGCTTCTTCAACGGAGTAATATAGTACCGGACTTTCTCTTCAGAAGCTCCAAATATCTCCCATGGCTGTTGATCTCCATAAATATCTGCAAACTGGATAGGGCACTGACTCGAAAAACGTTGGCGCTTGAAGAACTTTTTAAGAATGTTGATTAGCTCCGCGTCAGTAGGGTGAAAACGTACACCCTTGACATGCCGGCGTGCAGCAAGTACCGTCGACATGATCGTCTCTTTTTCTTGCGTATAGAGAAACACAAGAATGAGACAAGAAATTACTTGCCGCAACACAAACAAAACTCCTTAGACGCAGAGATGAGAAGTGAATTAAGTATGATCAGCCAAAACCCAAAACGAATGTAAGAAGCTAATAAGTAACGTGAATGCTTTATGGACTATATATAGAGATGTGATCAGGTAAATTCCAGAAGAAAATATGTGCACCAAATTTTACTAGTACTAGGGTACATAAGTGTTACTTAGATCTTTAGGGAAGCTTCAGCTTGGGACTCAAGTTATTTCTTTCCTAATACTTCTACAATTTCCCTAATTTGTTAGACTCTTGAACTAACTTAATACTAGCCCACGAGCGTTTTCACAGAAGTACTTGAAAAGATAGTttccttaccttttttttttttttaattatttttttcatgtttcaaaGTTCATTCTATTTATTTTACTAACTAACTTCATTTATCCAATAGGAACTTTCTAGTTTACAGCTTTTTTAAATAACAGAATAAAAGGAAGACGTAACTCTTACTTCCCTATTTTTCATTTAAGATCGAATAGGAAATTTCTAAATTAGCACGCGCAaactgtaatttttttaaaaaatttaattaacctCAATAAGAGTCTCCAATTTATTATCAAGAaacttggggttcaattgaacccaaACTTTCGATTTggggtataaatttatgtgtaaaaaattactaaaattataataagtagaagatatgaacccataattttagaaataaaatgGTTTAGTACTAAAAATTTAAGATGTTGAACCCTTAGAATTTAAATCCTAAATCTGCCTCTGAAGAAACATATATAAGTACCGATTAATCAAAAGTAAACAATATAGGGAATTCTTATCTCCACTATAGAGGAATATAAATTTACAATCTTCAAAACTGAATTAACTACAAATCGAGTATATACCCCACGTcaaacatattttcatgaatacaAGTAACACAAAACAACTCGTGGACCAAACAAGTAAATGGACAATTTCGCAAACCACAAGGGGGAATGTTGGACCTTTcctagttttttattttactagtaTCTGGACACGTGCGTTACACTTGTATCCCTTCGATGGGTATAGACTTTATAAAagatataaataatattagaaCATGTGTTGACGAGTAActcaaaatttgaagaaataaatttaacCGCAAATTGATGAATGATGAGCCTATATACTCAAACGAAAGAGATTATCACAACTTTCtttagtttaaaaaagaaaagaagattatCACAATGTTGTcctgataaaaataaaatacaataagGACGACAAAAAAGTTAGGAGAGGAAATTTATTATGCGTGATATCTCGGTCCGCTTATCCTTTCACAAAATATTAAACTTTAACATAGCTTCAAGCAGAATTTCCACAATATGTATGACTATCTGTTAGCAATAAGAACAAATGATTGTAAtgcaatttaagaaatttcttttaagattAAGAAATCAAAGCTTAATGAAAGTAAATGTTCAATAGAAAGTACTCCTTACATGCAAGAAACTATTTTCCGATGGAGTACGCAATTATGGGTAAAGCATCCAAACTtttccacttaaataccaaaAATGTCAGTGCTTCTAATTACTGCAGAAAGTAAGGTTATAACCGGTATATATAAGAATCGAAAAGTAAAAGTTCACTTACAATTTCATAATCGGAGAATCTCCATCTTGCAGTCATGACAATTCATGTATTTCTCAACGAAAAGAATAAGATaaataagaaagaaatgtgATTAGCGACAAATGAAAATCAGAATATTTACTACTAAATATCAAcaaaaaagaattaaccttTTATTGTTCTTAGATCTGCTATCCAAACTGAGGAAATAAGTACGTAACTATGGGCAAAGCATCCTAGCATTTCCACTTAAAAACCACAACGTCGTTACTTTTATTGCAGAAAGTAAGGTTATGACCAGTATAAGAATAGAAAAGTAAAAGTTCACTTACAATTTTATACTTGGAAATCTCCATCTTGTAACCATGCCAATTCccaaatttctcaacaaaaagaagaagataaataagaaagaaatatgaGTAAAGACAAATGAAAGTAAGAATTACCGCTACAAATCAACAAAGAGAATTAACATTTTATTGGTCTTCTGCTATCTAAAGCGAGTTCTCTCCCAAATGAATATAGGACATCAAAATTTTGGGTTGAAAATCAACCATGAACTCATGTTTTGATAGCAAATTTTCGTTGGTTACATGTAATGGAAATTAATGTATTAACTTATTAAAACATAATTAACTTTTACACTTCTCTAGCTGTTACACTCTAGAAAGCATGCAGAATTTATTTATTAACAATATTAAATGTAGGACAAACCAAGTGTTATATGTGGGCTGATTTTTGGAATGCAAAGGGACTTCTTTCGCCCAAAAAAAGAGGAGGTTCCAATTACCACGTTCACAGCCGTAGTAACTTATCATTAAGGCAGAATAGCCTGGGACCCCTTTGAACTTGTCGATTTTTATTCGGTGCACACCTAAATTATGCGTTGGCTTAATTACCTCTTGAACTTAGTAATATAATAGTCTCGACCCCGTTAGACGCTGACAACCTCTTGACGTGTGACACACGTGCTGCCACATGGATTTTTTTGTCCATGTGGCAttttttaaggataaaatatatattttttacctttttaagtTCACCAATTATTTAGATTATCTTTTTCGGGCCAAATCTGTAAAAAAAGAACTTGAAACAACAACATTTTGAccatacttttttttatttggctaaagataatgatattctaatcaagttatttttatacatttggccaggaaaagaagaaatacacAGTTAAAGCAAATAATCATTGTatctaaaaagaaataaataaaatatcaaccaaatattttaaggatttgaccccaaaaaaaataatgcagagttgaaataaatagtaactgcatgaaaagaaaaatacacaatTTTTTTCGTAGAAAATGCACCGTCTAAACTTCATTGCTTTTGCTAAACCTTctttttatttggctaaaatAAATAGAGTTTCAACTAAGTTATTTAGGTTTGgatccaaaaaaagaaaaaaatacatagttgaaataaataatcattatatctaaaaagaaaaaaataaaattgggataaaatatgtaatgaatattaagaaaaaccaaaaagaaacaCAATTGGAAAAATAAATCATTATATTGATTATATGGAGATTAATAGTTGAAAAATACTCCACTTGGAAgctaatttttcaatttttgaccCATCCACGCGCCTAAAAGAGAATGTGTTCACGctctttgccacatcagcgTCTAGGGGTGTCGAGACTATCATTTTACCAAGTTCAGGGAGGTAATTAAGCCAACACATAGTTTAGGTATACACCGAATAAAAATTGACAAGTTCAGGGGGGTCCCAAGCTATTCTGCCTAtcattaattaattgaatttcaATTAATCCAAATTAGATGCAACAAAAGTTTAATATTTAATAATAGGTTACAATGGTTATTCAACTTTTTTGAAGGGTGTTATTGTAATTCAACTTTTAACTATGGGacttcccacttttagtattatataatataatataatgattACTAGAAAACTTAACCGCGCTTCGCGTAGTCGTAAATAATATCATAGACTCATactttgttatatatgtattttctcacattattttattaaatcccAATTAAATATAGACATATGTAAACATAAAAGTTTAGAAACCTATAAATTTCGTAAGTGTTGTAGTAactcttgtatatatattgtagaaatattTCCTTTCGATACATGTAAAGTATAATATCTTCTGAATCACATGATACACTTGTAAGTAATACATATTTATGTCATTAAGTTATACAAAAATATTAGTAGCATCTAAATATATAGATAATAAATTGATCTTATACGACTATAAGAAACCAGCTTTTCAGATCTAGAAATTTATTCTTTCACTTTGGTCCTAAACGATTTAGATTATCTTGAAGGTAGTCTTAAGATAGATATATGCTGCCA
Coding sequences within it:
- the LOC132058170 gene encoding NAC domain-containing protein 78-like, encoding MSTVLAARRHVKGVRFHPTDAELINILKKFFKRQRFSSQCPIQFADIYGDQQPWEIFGASEEKVRYYITPLKKRKSDHIRFCRTCANGTWKGQTSEYPIRDRKRTVVGFGRNFTFQTKEREQNKTWLMKEYFVADDFFRENNIPKEDYVISRIKKKIKDKKVKDHGAAYNMEEQDVAGIVEVMLHEPADDHYYTTQPAEDQVMEETDQWDSIIDEVCDQQADEVENTTFNTTMENQNTIWSSTTLEQEASIRTTSD